The genomic segment AAGCCAGAAGAAGGCCGCCATGGCGATACCCGCCTCGATCAACCCAAGGAACACATAGACTCGGAGCAGCACGGGCACGCTGAGCAATCGTTCGGTTCTCGGCCTTGGCGGACTCTCCATGATGCCGGGGTGCGGCGGCTCGGCGCCCAGCGCCACGGCCGGGACCATGTCGGTCCCCAAGTCCACCGCCAACACCTGGGGAATCGTCAACGCCAGCGGAATTTGAAACAGCCCATAGCCCAGATAGGGGACGACTTCCGGGACATTGCTGGCCAACACATAGGTGACGAACTTGCGGATGTTGGCATAGACCGCCCGGCCTTCCTCGATCGCGTTCACGATCGTGGCGAAGTTGTCATCCAGCAGAATCATGTCGGCGGTTTCTTTCGCCACGTCGGTCCCGGTGACGCCCATGGCGATACCGATGTCCGCCTTTTTGAGGGCGGGGGCGTCATTGACGCCATCGCCCGTCACCGCCACGACTTCCCCCATCTCCTTGAGCAGCGAGACGATCCGCATCTTGTGCCGGGGGGCCATGCGGGCGAACACCGACTCCGTCCGCCCGCTGTCGCGAGCGGCCAGACGTTGTTTGAGTTCGTCGTCGCTCATGGCATCCACCTGCGCGCCTTCGACGACCGACGTTGGCCGGTTCGGGTCCGCGTCGGACTCGGCGGGCACGAGTCCGATGAGACGGGCCACGGCCAGGCCCGTCAACGGATGGTCGCCGGTAATCATGATGACCCGCACCCCGGCCTTGCGGCAGCGGGCTACGGCCTCGGGCACCTCCCGATGGGGCGGGTCCATCATGGCGACCAGCCCCAGGAAGATGAGGTCCTGCTCGACGGTGTCCGGAGTGAGGTGAGGCGCCATCCCCCGTTCGATCTCCCGCGTCGCCACCGCCAGCACCCGGTAGGCCTGATGCGCGAAGGCCCGGCTTTGCGCGAGGGCCGCCTCGCGCATGTCCTGCGTGAAGGGGACCAGCACCCCGTCCCGATACGTCCGGCTGCACAGGGCTATGATCACCTCCGGAGCGCCTTTCACGAAGGCGACCAACTTGCCTTCCATCCAGTGCAGCGTGCTCATGCGCTTGCGGTCCGCATCGAACGGCAGCTCGCCCATGCGGGCATGGTGGTTCTGGTCCGCCGGGCCGTACTGTTGGGCAAACGTCAAGAGCGCCACTTCGGTGGGGTCTCCCTGCATCGTCGTGAGGGAGCCGGAGCCCTCGCCGCGCCGGACCAGCCGGGCGTTATTGCAGAGGGCCGAGGCCAGACACAAGAGGCGCAGGGATTCCTGCTCGGACACCTGGCAGGCCCGGCCTTGCAGGAAGAATTGCCCGTCGCGCACCTCCACCTCGCCGCCGTTCACATACAGGCGCTCGACCTCCATGCGGTTCATCGTGAGCGTGCCGGTCTTGTCCGTACAGATCACGGTCGTGCAGCCCAAGGTTTCGACGGAGGTCAGTTGTTTGATCAAGGCCTTGCGCTTGGCCATCCGCTGACTGCCCATCGCGAGCGCGAGGGTCACGGCCGGCAGGAGCCCTTCGGGCACATTGGCCGCAATGATCCCGATCCCGAAGACGGCGCTGACCCAAAAGCCCAGGCCCATGAACCAGCCGATGACAAAGAAGGCCAGCCCCATGACGGAGGACAGGATGGCCACCACATGCGTCACCCGGACGATCTCGCGTTGGAGCGGGCTCAATCCGGACTCGACCATCGTGGTCATTTGCGCGATCTTGCCGAACTCCGTCCGGATCCCCGTCGCATAGACGACGGCGCGCCCCCGGCCGGACAAGATCGTCGTCCCGGCAAACACGAGGTTGGCGGCCTCCAACGGATTGCGATCGGCATCGGTCACGGCCTCCGCATGGTGCCGCTTGGGCTTGGCCTCGCCGGTTAAGGAGGAATTGTCCAGGCGCAGACCGATGGCCTCGATCAGCCGCGCATCGGCCGGCACTTGCTCCCCCTCTTCCAGCAGCAGGAGATCGCCCGACACCAATTCTCGCCGAGGCACCTCGTGCGGCTGGCCCGAGCGCAGGACCCAAGCCATGGCGGGGAGGAGACGGCGGAGCGCTTGCACAGCCCGTTCCGCCTTGTATTCCTGGATAAAGGAGAAGCAGGCGTTGATCAGGATCACGCCCAGAATCGCCCAGCCGAGCGTGGCCATCCCTTGTCCCGGTTGGAAGAACTCGGCCAGAAAGGAAAGTCCGGCGGCAACCCAGAGCAGGAGGGCAAGGAAATGCGTGAACTGCCGGAGAAACCGCAAGACGAGGGACGGACCTTTGACCTCCTGAAGGCTGTTCGGTCCGTCACGAAGGAGCCGCAGGCGGGCCTCCGCCGGCGACAGCCCGTCCGACGTGGTGTCGAGCGCGTTCAGCGTATCGCCGGGAGCAAGGCGTGCAACATCCATCGGTGACGGAGTCGATGATCGGGTCAACGTACGGTCACGCGTGTCGCCCACACAGATCGCTCCTATTCCCCTTTGAACTGCGGGGGGCGCTTGTCCAGAAACGCGCGAATCCCTTCCTGGTAATCGTGACTGCTGTAGACGAGGCGCCGGAGTCCTTGGATACGCTCGAAGGTGAGCGGGGACAGATCGCGGGCATTGGCCAACAGGTTGAGCTCTTCCTTCATGACCGAGATGCTCAGCGGGGAGTTCAGGGCGATATGCGCGGCCATCTCATAGGTGACGCGTTCCAGTTCGTCGCGCGGGACGGCGCGGTTGATGATCCCCAGTCGCTCCGCCCGGTCGGCCGTGATCGGCCGGGCCGTGAAGGCCATCTCTTTCACGATGTGGAGGCTGACCGTGTTCATGAAGGTGAGCAGCCCCGTCAGGTTGTAGGGCACGCCCAGCTTGGCGGGCGTCAGCGCAAAGGTGGCCTCCTGCGCCGCCACCACCAGGTCGCAGGCGAAGGCCATCTCGCAGGCCCCGCCCCACACCCCGCCCTCGATCATCGCGATGACCGGCGCCGGACAGTCCTCCAACTCCCTGATGACCCGCCGGAGCGGATCGCCCCAGCCGAGCGGGTCACGGTGCGCGAGCGGCAGCTCGGAGACGTCGTGGCCCGCCGACCAGACCTTGACGCCTTGCGGAGCGCGCAACACGATCACACGGAGGTTCTGCCGTCTGAACTCGGTCAAGGCGGCGATAAGGTCCGTGATCAGCGCTTCGCTGAGCGCGTTCCGTTTCTCCGGATGATTGAGCGTGATGGTTCCGATGGAGTCCTGTACACCGGTTACGACGAATGGCATCGCTGACGCTCCTCTCCCTGGCCTGTTCCGGCCCCCTTCACCGTCTCACCCGAAGTGCTCGGTATGCTCGCCGAACACGTTCTGCAGCGACCGGCAGATTTCACCGACGCTCGCGGAGGCGCGGACCGCGTCGAGAATGGCGGGCATGAGGTTGTCGTCGCCTTGCGCCACCCGCTCGACGGCGGCCAGGGCCTTCTGCACCGTCCGCTGGTCGCGCCCCGCCTTGGTCCTGACCAGCACGCCGATCCGGTCGCGCTCCGTGTTTTCGGGAACGGTGAACAGCTCGGGCTCGGGGCCTTGGCCTTCCTGGAATTTGTTGACGCCCACGATGACCCGCTCGCCGCTCTCGATCGAGCGGCCGTACTCGTAGGCGGCTTGTTCGATCCGCCTCTGGACGTACCCCTGCTCGATGGCGCCGACCATGCCGCCCAGCTGGTCGATGGCCTCGATAAGGACCTCGGCCTCCCGCTCCAGCTTGTCGGTCAGGGCTTCGAGAAAATAGCTGCCCCCGAGGGGATCGACCGTGCCGGTCACGCCGATTTCGCAGGCCAGGATCTGCTGCGTGCGGATGGCAAGGCGGACGGCCTCCTCGCTCGGGAGGGCCAAGGCCTCGTCTTTGGAATTCGTATGGAGCGACTGCGTGCCGCCCAGCACGGCCGCCAGCGCCTGGATCGCCACGCGGACCACGTTGTTCTCCGGCTGTTGCGCGGTCAGCGCCACTCCGCTGGTCTGGGTGTGGAACCGCAGCATCTGGCTTTTGGGGTCCCGCGCGTGGAACCGCTCTTTCATGATGCGGGCGTACAGCCGGCGGGCGGCGCGAAACTTGGCCACCTCCTCGAACAGATCCGTCTGCGCCGCAAAGAAAAAGGTGAGTCGGGGCGCGAACTTGTCCACGGCCAAGCCGGCCTTGAGCGCGATCTCCACGTAACAGATCGCGTCGGCCAGCGTGAAGGCGAGTTCCTGCGCGGCGGTCGCGCCGGCTTCACGGATGTGAAACCCGCTGACCGAAATCGTATTCCACTTCGGCATGTGCGTGGTGCAGTAGGCGAAGGTGTCGCGGATGAGCCGCAGGCTCGGCTTGGGCGGAAACCGGTAGGTCCCGCGGGCCACGTACTCCTTGAGGATGTCGTTCTGGATGGTGCCGTTCAGCGCCACGGGGGAGACGCCCTGCCGCTCGGCCACGACCAGATACATGGCCAGCAGGATCGCCGCCGTCGCATTGATCGTCATGCTGGTGGAGACCTTGTCCAACGGGATGCCCTCGAAGAGCCGCTCCATGTCCTGCACGGTGGACACGGCCACGCCGGCCCGGCCCACCTCGCCGGCGGCGATCGGATCGTCGCTGTCGTAGCCGATCTGTGTCGGAAGATCGAACGCCACGGACAGGCCGGTGGAGCCGTGCTCCAGCAGGTAGCGATACCGCCGGTTGGAGGCTTCCGCCGTCGCGAACCCGGCATATTGCCGGATGGTCCAGAGCCGCCCGCGGTACATGGTCGGCTGAACGCCGCGCGTGAAGGGATACTGGCCGGGAAAGCCGAGGCGGTCGAGGTAAGCCTGTTCCCGGTCCGGCTCGGGCACGTACAGGCGCTCGACGTCCTCGCCCGAGCCGGTGACGAACGTCGGCTGCCGCTCCGGGAAGCGCTGGAGCGCGTTCGCGATGACGTCCGCTTCCCATTCCGCCCTGGCCCGCCCGAGGGCATTCGCGCCCGAAGAGGACTGGTTGGTCATGACTTCGCGCTCCCGGCTCCGTGTTCCCTCGCAACGGTGTCCAGCAGTCCGCCCACAAGCCCGGCCACGGTCGTCTCGCCGCGCAAGACCCGGCGGACCTGCTCGGACGCCGCGTCGTCGTGCCCGAGCGCGCACAGGACTTGGCGGCGGGCCTCTTCAAGCACCGCGAGCCTGACGTCCGCTTCAACGGCCAGGCTGCGCCGTTCCCGCCACCGGTTGTGCTCCTGCTCGCACCGCGTCTCGAGGAGATCGATCAACTCGGCCACCCCGCGCCCCTTGAGCGCGCTGACCGTCAGAACCTCCGTCGGGAGGCCGTGCCGCCGTCCGTCGCCGGCCAAGTGGAGGGTGGCGAGCAACTGGGCGGCCAGCCGATCGGCCCCTTCCCGATCGGCCTTGTTGACCACGAAGACGTCGCCTGCTTCCAGCAACCCGCACTTGAGGAGCTGAATCCCGTCCCCCTGACCCGGCGCCAGGATGACGAGCACCAGATCGGCCACCTCCGCCACTTCCACTTCGCTCTGCCCGACGCCGACCGTCTCGACCAGCACGACGTCGCACCCGGCCAGCCCCATGATACGGACCATGCCCCTGACGCCGAGCATCAGGCCGCCGACGTGGCCGCGCGACGCGGCCGAGCGAATGAACACCATCGGGTCCGTGGCGTGCCGCATCATGCGCACACGGTCGCCCAGAAGCGCGCCGCCCGTATAGGGAGACGAGGCGTCCACGGCGATCACCCCGACGCGACGGTCCGGATGGCGCGTGCGGAACCCGCCGATCAGGCGGTCGGTCAACACGCTCTTGCCGGAGCCGGGCTGGCCGGTCAGCCCCACGACCATCCGGGGCTCCGGCCACTCGGCCATCCCCGCGAACAGTTCCGGGATCCGTTCCGGCTCGTTCTCCGCCAGGGATAGGAGCCGGGCCGCGGCGCGGATGCGCCCGGCCGTCTCGCACCCGGCTTCCCGGATGAGCTGCCGGACGTCTCCGGTCATGCGGCGCCCTGACGCGTCTGGAGCAAGGCGTTCAGCGTGTCCACGATGGACTTGGACGAAGCCCCGGAGGTCAGCACTGCGGCCACCCCCAGCTCCTTCAGGTACGGAATGTCAGAGCTCGGGATGGTGCCGCCGGCCACGACGAGGATGTCCCCGGCCCCTCGCTCGTGCAGCAGGTCGATCACCCGTTTGAAGAGGACCTTGTGCGCGCCGGACAGGATCGACAGGCCCACCACCGCGACGTCCTCCTGGATCGCCGTGTCGGCGATCTGTTCCGGACTGCGCCTGATACCGGTATAGATCACTTCGTAGCCTGCATCGCGGAGCACATGCGCCACGTACTTGGCTCCCCGGTCGTGGCCGTCCAGCCCCGCTTTTCCGATCAGAATGCGGGCAGGCACCCGCTTGCGATTCAGTTCTTCTGCGCCCGCTGCACCCGGCATCGCTATTTCTTCACGCCTCGTTTTCCGTCAGAAGAGAACGCCAACCCGTCTGGCTGCCGAGACCTTTCGGAACAGCTGCGCTCTCGCTGTGCGATCGTCGTCATCGGCAGAACAGCACGAACATCGACAAGCATCTCAAGTTTCGTGCCAAGACAATCGGGCAGGCTGGCTTGGAAATGGGGGGAAATGGCCTTGGGAATCAGGCCGCTGGAGTCGGGGAGCGAGAGGGATGGCAAGGCCGGCCTGCTTTGCCCCAAAGCTTCAGGGCCTCCTGGGGCAAAACTCCCCAGGTCAGGGTTCTTGTTGAGCCTTTTCGATCTTGGCCCAGGAGTCGCGGAGAGACACGGTCCGGTTGAAGATAAGCTTGTTCGGGGAGGAATCGGTATCCGCGCAGAAGTAGCCCTGCCTCTCGAACTGGAAGCGAGCGCCGGCCGGAGCCGCGGCCAGGCTCGGCTCGACCTTGCAGCCGGCGAGGACCTGCAACGAATGAGGATTCAGCTGCGTCGTGAAGTCGCCGTCGCCCTCGGTCGGCTGCGCGAGCAGATGTTCGTACAGCCGGACCTCGGCGTCCTGTGCCTGGGCGGCCGAGACCCAGTGGATCGTGCTCTTCACCTTGCGCTGGGCCTGGGGACCGCCGCTCCGCGTCTCCGGGTCATAGGTGCAATGGACCTCGACGACCTCGCCGCTGCGTTGGTCTTTCACCGCCTCGACGCACTTGATGATGTAGCCGTACCGCAGCCGGACTTCGCGGCCCGGCGTGAGGCGGAAATATTTTGGCGGCGGCGTTTCACGGAAGTCTTCCTGTTCGATGTACAGCACGCGCGAGAAGGGGACGGTTCTGGTTCCCGCGTCAGGATCTTCGGGGTTGTTCACCGCCTCCAATTGCTCGACCTGGCCCTCCGGATAGTTGTCGATGACGACCTTGAGCGGCCGCAGGACGCCCATCACGCGCGGCGCGCGGCGGTTCAAGTCCTCGCGGATGAAATGTTCCAGCAGCGCCATCTCGACCACTCCGTCCCGCTTCGCCACCCCGATATGCTCGCAGAAGGCCCGGATTGCCTCCGGGGTATAGCCGCGTCGTCGCAGGCCTTGGAGCGTCGGCAGGCGAGGATCGTCCCAGCCGGACACGAGCTTTTTCTCGACCAGCTCCAACAGCTTGCGCTTGCTCATGACCGTATGGCTCAGGTTCAGCCGGGCGAACTCGATCTGCTGCGGGTGGCAGGGAGCGCCGGTCTGCTCAACCACCCAATCGTAGAGGGGCCGGTGGTCTTCGAATTCCAGCGTGCAGATCGAATGGGTGATCCCCTCGATGGCGTCCGAGAGGGGATGGGCATAGTCGTAGTTCGGGTAGATGCACCACCGATCGCCGGTCCGGTGGTGCGCCGCATGCCGGATGCGGTAGAGGGCCGGGTCCCGCAGATTGATGTTGGGCGAAGCCATGTCGATCTTGGCCCGCAACACATGGGTCCCGTCGGGAAACTCGCCGGCCTTCATGCGCGCGAAGAGGTCCAGGTTCTCCTGCACCGAACGATTCCGGTAGGGGCTCTCCTTCCCCGGCTCCTTCAACGTGCCCCGGTGGGCGCGCATCTCATCGGCGCTCAAACTGTCCACGTAGGCCAGGCCCTGTGTGATCAGATGCACGGCGTACTGGTACAGCCGCTCGAAGTAGTCCGACGCGTAGAACAGCTTGTCGCCCCAGTCGAACCCCAGCCAGCGCACGTCGGCCTGGATTGCCTCCACATATTCCACCTCTTCCCTGGTCGGGTTCGTATCGTCGAACCGCAAATGGCAGACGCCCTGGAACTCCCGGGCGATGCCGAAATTCAGGCAGATGGACTTGGCATGGCCGATGTGCAGGTAGCCGTTCGGCTCGGGCGGAAAGCGGGTCACGACGCG from the Nitrospirota bacterium genome contains:
- a CDS encoding cation-transporting P-type ATPase; amino-acid sequence: MDVARLAPGDTLNALDTTSDGLSPAEARLRLLRDGPNSLQEVKGPSLVLRFLRQFTHFLALLLWVAAGLSFLAEFFQPGQGMATLGWAILGVILINACFSFIQEYKAERAVQALRRLLPAMAWVLRSGQPHEVPRRELVSGDLLLLEEGEQVPADARLIEAIGLRLDNSSLTGEAKPKRHHAEAVTDADRNPLEAANLVFAGTTILSGRGRAVVYATGIRTEFGKIAQMTTMVESGLSPLQREIVRVTHVVAILSSVMGLAFFVIGWFMGLGFWVSAVFGIGIIAANVPEGLLPAVTLALAMGSQRMAKRKALIKQLTSVETLGCTTVICTDKTGTLTMNRMEVERLYVNGGEVEVRDGQFFLQGRACQVSEQESLRLLCLASALCNNARLVRRGEGSGSLTTMQGDPTEVALLTFAQQYGPADQNHHARMGELPFDADRKRMSTLHWMEGKLVAFVKGAPEVIIALCSRTYRDGVLVPFTQDMREAALAQSRAFAHQAYRVLAVATREIERGMAPHLTPDTVEQDLIFLGLVAMMDPPHREVPEAVARCRKAGVRVIMITGDHPLTGLAVARLIGLVPAESDADPNRPTSVVEGAQVDAMSDDELKQRLAARDSGRTESVFARMAPRHKMRIVSLLKEMGEVVAVTGDGVNDAPALKKADIGIAMGVTGTDVAKETADMILLDDNFATIVNAIEEGRAVYANIRKFVTYVLASNVPEVVPYLGYGLFQIPLALTIPQVLAVDLGTDMVPAVALGAEPPHPGIMESPPRPRTERLLSVPVLLRVYVFLGLIEAGIAMAAFFWLLHANGWKWGAPLAWADPLYRQATTITFAAIVVAQVANVFACRSERASVFRLGFLTNPLLLWGIAAELALLALIVYTPLGNRVLGTMPLPWWAWLPLIAGAIGLLAAEELRKLMVRRTVAGAG
- a CDS encoding methylmalonyl-CoA decarboxylase, translating into MPFVVTGVQDSIGTITLNHPEKRNALSEALITDLIAALTEFRRQNLRVIVLRAPQGVKVWSAGHDVSELPLAHRDPLGWGDPLRRVIRELEDCPAPVIAMIEGGVWGGACEMAFACDLVVAAQEATFALTPAKLGVPYNLTGLLTFMNTVSLHIVKEMAFTARPITADRAERLGIINRAVPRDELERVTYEMAAHIALNSPLSISVMKEELNLLANARDLSPLTFERIQGLRRLVYSSHDYQEGIRAFLDKRPPQFKGE
- a CDS encoding methylmalonyl-CoA mutase, which translates into the protein MTNQSSSGANALGRARAEWEADVIANALQRFPERQPTFVTGSGEDVERLYVPEPDREQAYLDRLGFPGQYPFTRGVQPTMYRGRLWTIRQYAGFATAEASNRRYRYLLEHGSTGLSVAFDLPTQIGYDSDDPIAAGEVGRAGVAVSTVQDMERLFEGIPLDKVSTSMTINATAAILLAMYLVVAERQGVSPVALNGTIQNDILKEYVARGTYRFPPKPSLRLIRDTFAYCTTHMPKWNTISVSGFHIREAGATAAQELAFTLADAICYVEIALKAGLAVDKFAPRLTFFFAAQTDLFEEVAKFRAARRLYARIMKERFHARDPKSQMLRFHTQTSGVALTAQQPENNVVRVAIQALAAVLGGTQSLHTNSKDEALALPSEEAVRLAIRTQQILACEIGVTGTVDPLGGSYFLEALTDKLEREAEVLIEAIDQLGGMVGAIEQGYVQRRIEQAAYEYGRSIESGERVIVGVNKFQEGQGPEPELFTVPENTERDRIGVLVRTKAGRDQRTVQKALAAVERVAQGDDNLMPAILDAVRASASVGEICRSLQNVFGEHTEHFG
- the meaB gene encoding methylmalonyl Co-A mutase-associated GTPase MeaB is translated as MTGDVRQLIREAGCETAGRIRAAARLLSLAENEPERIPELFAGMAEWPEPRMVVGLTGQPGSGKSVLTDRLIGGFRTRHPDRRVGVIAVDASSPYTGGALLGDRVRMMRHATDPMVFIRSAASRGHVGGLMLGVRGMVRIMGLAGCDVVLVETVGVGQSEVEVAEVADLVLVILAPGQGDGIQLLKCGLLEAGDVFVVNKADREGADRLAAQLLATLHLAGDGRRHGLPTEVLTVSALKGRGVAELIDLLETRCEQEHNRWRERRSLAVEADVRLAVLEEARRQVLCALGHDDAASEQVRRVLRGETTVAGLVGGLLDTVAREHGAGSAKS
- a CDS encoding cobalamin B12-binding domain-containing protein, whose translation is MPGAAGAEELNRKRVPARILIGKAGLDGHDRGAKYVAHVLRDAGYEVIYTGIRRSPEQIADTAIQEDVAVVGLSILSGAHKVLFKRVIDLLHERGAGDILVVAGGTIPSSDIPYLKELGVAAVLTSGASSKSIVDTLNALLQTRQGAA
- a CDS encoding glutamine--tRNA ligase/YqeY domain fusion protein; amino-acid sequence: MASPESSAAGNFVREIVAQDQQAGKHGGRVVTRFPPEPNGYLHIGHAKSICLNFGIAREFQGVCHLRFDDTNPTREEVEYVEAIQADVRWLGFDWGDKLFYASDYFERLYQYAVHLITQGLAYVDSLSADEMRAHRGTLKEPGKESPYRNRSVQENLDLFARMKAGEFPDGTHVLRAKIDMASPNINLRDPALYRIRHAAHHRTGDRWCIYPNYDYAHPLSDAIEGITHSICTLEFEDHRPLYDWVVEQTGAPCHPQQIEFARLNLSHTVMSKRKLLELVEKKLVSGWDDPRLPTLQGLRRRGYTPEAIRAFCEHIGVAKRDGVVEMALLEHFIREDLNRRAPRVMGVLRPLKVVIDNYPEGQVEQLEAVNNPEDPDAGTRTVPFSRVLYIEQEDFRETPPPKYFRLTPGREVRLRYGYIIKCVEAVKDQRSGEVVEVHCTYDPETRSGGPQAQRKVKSTIHWVSAAQAQDAEVRLYEHLLAQPTEGDGDFTTQLNPHSLQVLAGCKVEPSLAAAPAGARFQFERQGYFCADTDSSPNKLIFNRTVSLRDSWAKIEKAQQEP